In the Enterococcus saigonensis genome, one interval contains:
- a CDS encoding LURP-one-related/scramblase family protein: MRKLYIKQKVFSIGEKFNVVDVNQEPLYYVQGSFLKIPKQFTIFDRNDHVIGEITKKVLALLPQFTVMIDGDPAIIIKKELTLFKARYHIAADGISVKGNWWDMDFEVIKDGLQIAVINKHWVSWGDTYEVTIFDERYEKRIVALVVAIDCVKADDNAGASSANA; encoded by the coding sequence GTGAGAAAACTTTATATCAAACAAAAAGTTTTTAGTATCGGAGAAAAATTCAATGTTGTAGACGTTAATCAAGAGCCTTTATATTATGTACAAGGAAGTTTTTTGAAAATTCCTAAACAATTCACAATTTTCGACCGCAATGATCATGTAATTGGTGAAATTACCAAAAAGGTTTTAGCCCTCTTGCCGCAGTTTACAGTAATGATTGATGGCGATCCAGCAATTATTATTAAAAAAGAATTGACTTTGTTTAAAGCGCGTTATCATATCGCAGCCGATGGAATCAGTGTAAAAGGAAACTGGTGGGACATGGACTTTGAAGTTATAAAAGATGGACTGCAAATTGCTGTTATCAATAAACATTGGGTTTCATGGGGTGATACGTATGAAGTGACAATTTTTGACGAGCGTTATGAAAAACGAATCGTCGCGTTAGTTGTGGCAATTGATTGTGTTAAAGCCGATGACAATGCCGGAGCATCTTCGGCAAATGCTTAA